A genomic stretch from Solanum stenotomum isolate F172 chromosome 8, ASM1918654v1, whole genome shotgun sequence includes:
- the LOC125874759 gene encoding probable carboxylesterase 120, with amino-acid sequence MASQRFARPIFDNPFLKIQELPGNTVKRNSESLKKANCDPKGTSLVVTRDVDLDTTKNTWLRLYVPRRLTKNPTPKKLPLIMYYHGGGFVYFHANTFIFDVFCQALAERVGAMVISLEYRLAPEHRLPAAYDDAMDGLEWLKTTKDEWVCNYADLSKVFLGGTSSGGNLAYNTGLRAAAMAKELEPIKIKGLILHHPFFSGKNRTESEEKQKDDQLLPLHAVDKMFDLCLPKGVDHDHEYCNPCANGGSKHLDDMKELGWKVFVSGACEDPLVDAARGCVRLMEEKGLKVFKFFRDGYHAMEVFDQSMAAALYDAAKDFVYAASRT; translated from the exons ATGGCTAGCCAAAGATTTGCTCGTCCGATTTTTGACAATCCTTTCCTTAAGATTCAAGAATTACCAGGCAACACAGTTAAACGTAACTCTGAATCCCTCAAAAAAGCCAATTGTGATCCAAAAGGCACATCATTAGTCGTAACTAGAGACGTTGATCTTGACACAACAAAAAACACTTGGCTTCGACTATACGTCCCAAGACGTTTAACAAAAAATCCTACTCCTAAGAAATTGCCACTCATTATGTACTATCACGGTGGAGGCTTTGTTTATTTCCATGCGAATACTTTTATATTCGATGTGTTTTGCCAGGCACTTGCTGAAAGAGTTGGTGCTATGGTCATCTCACTCGAGTATCGTCTCGCCCCTGAACATCGCCTTCCTGCTGCTTATGATGATGCTATGGATGGGTTAGAATGGCTCAAGACTACTAAGGATGAATGGGTTTGTAATTATGCTGATTTGAGTAAAGTTTTTCTTGGTGGAACTAGTTCTGGAGGCAATTTAGCTTATAATACAG GGCTACGTGCGGCAGCTATGGCAAAAGAACTAGAGCCAATAAAGATCAAAGGTTTAATATTACATCATCCATTTTTTAGTGGAAAAAACAGGACAGAATCAGAGGAAAAACAGAAAGATGATCAACTTCTACCACTTCATGCAGTAGACAAAATGTTCGACTTATGTTTACCAAAAGGAGTAGATCATGATCATGAATACTGTAATCCATGTGCTAATGGAGGATCAAAACATTTAGATGACATGAAAGAGTTAGGATGGAAAGTATTTGTGAGTGGTGCATGTGAAGATCCACTAGTTGATGCTGCTCGTGGATGTGTAAGGTTGATGGAagaaaaaggtttaaaagtATTCAAGTTTTTTAGAGATGGATATCATGCTATGGAAGTGTTTGATCAATCAATGGCTGCTGCTTTATATGATGCTGCTAAAGATTTCGTCTATGCTGCTAGtagaacttaa